The segment CGACTGTGGCGCTACCGTATGCGCCAGAGCATGAGTCGCCGAGGAAATTGCTGGGATAATGCGCCGATGGAACGGGTGTTTCGCAGTTTGAAAACAGAATGGATACCGACCACTGGCTACATGACCGGCCAGCAAGCTCAGCGAGACATCAGCCAGTACCTGATGCATCACTACAACTGGATCCGACCCCATCAATTTAACGATGGGTTGGCCCCGGCGAAAACTGAAGAAAAACTCAAAACCGTGTCCGGGATTAGTTGACCACTACACCCGAGATTCCGTGAGGAACCAAAAAACCGCTAAAAGTAACGGATAGCGTCACTGGTATTAAATGAGAATCCCCCCCTAGTTATCGTTGCTACAAGTTCCCCAGATCGGGTAACGCAAAAGATGTTGCTGCCCTTGCGAATCTTCATACAGCATTTCCACTTCATGGATTCCACAAACATCATTCAGGTCGGGCGAGTGAAGCACTCGTTTCACATCCAGACGCATACCGTAGTAGTAATCCTCTGCAACGGGCTTCGCGGGGCCATCAGCGGCACCAGCT is part of the Pseudomonas frederiksbergensis genome and harbors:
- a CDS encoding DUF2790 domain-containing protein, encoding MRLDVKRVLHSPDLNDVCGIHEVEMLYEDSQGQQHLLRYPIWGTCSNDN